In Gimesia benthica, a single window of DNA contains:
- a CDS encoding ABC transporter ATP-binding protein — translation MSLLLENVKKSYREPDGSTLPILDIERFEVKEQEQVVLIGESGSGKSTLLNVISGITTTDSGKVTIAGTEIASMPEVVRDRFRAERIGFVFQTFNLLPAFSALENVLLGMSFSRKKASRDRAKELLALVGLEHRLNHRPKQMSVGEQQRVAVARALANQPKLLLADEPTANVDVGNQETILKLLRDACTQHQIAMLLVTHSQEVASQFERVETLTDFNKVHAQA, via the coding sequence ATGTCCCTGCTATTGGAAAATGTCAAAAAGAGCTACCGCGAACCGGATGGCTCGACACTCCCCATCCTGGATATCGAACGCTTTGAAGTCAAAGAACAGGAACAGGTGGTTCTCATCGGCGAGAGTGGCTCGGGGAAATCGACACTGCTCAACGTCATTTCCGGCATCACCACCACCGACAGCGGGAAAGTCACCATCGCGGGAACCGAAATCGCCTCCATGCCCGAAGTCGTTCGCGACCGCTTTCGCGCCGAACGCATCGGCTTCGTCTTCCAGACCTTTAATCTGCTCCCCGCCTTCTCAGCTCTGGAAAACGTCCTGCTCGGCATGAGCTTCTCACGAAAAAAAGCGAGCCGCGACCGGGCGAAAGAACTGCTGGCCCTCGTGGGACTCGAGCATCGCCTGAATCACCGCCCCAAACAGATGTCCGTCGGGGAACAGCAAAGGGTCGCCGTCGCGCGGGCCCTGGCCAATCAACCCAAACTGCTGCTGGCCGACGAACCGACGGCGAACGTCGATGTCGGCAATCAGGAAACCATTCTCAAACTGCTCCGCGACGCCTGCACTCAGCACCAGATCGCCATGCTGCTGGTCACCCACTCTCAGGAAGTCGCCAGCCAGTTTGAGCGGGTTGAAACACTGACTGACTTCAACAAGGTCCACGCACAGGCTTGA
- a CDS encoding SMP-30/gluconolactonase/LRE family protein, whose translation MVHWQHVLVLGIVISGLTGSRVSAETAAPSGDASIVSPDAKVETLWVDKGFTEGACVDVDGLIYFSDINFAGGKGKIMTFDPTTGKTSVFSADSGQSNGLMIDQKGRLLAACGANNGKQCLARISKTGKPVCLVDKFEGKKFNAPNDLVIHPKGWVYFTDPRYVGFEPLELDHMSVFRYDPKKKTVHRATTDITKPNGVVVSPDGKTLYVAETNNGLSGLEKDPPKNPKKRMTLNAFPIKADGSLGKKKVLVDFGPQQTGIDGMTVDQKGNVYAAYRAENRFGILVFSPEGKELAYIPTPEMPTNCTFGIGKDASTLYITAGSGLYRIPCKIPGFHPSLPLDQ comes from the coding sequence ATGGTTCACTGGCAACACGTTCTTGTACTGGGAATCGTCATCTCCGGACTGACCGGCTCCCGGGTCTCTGCTGAAACCGCCGCCCCCAGCGGCGACGCGTCGATCGTCTCCCCGGATGCCAAAGTCGAAACCCTCTGGGTCGACAAAGGCTTCACCGAAGGGGCCTGCGTCGATGTTGACGGGCTGATCTACTTCAGCGATATCAACTTCGCCGGCGGTAAAGGCAAAATCATGACCTTCGATCCCACGACCGGTAAGACCAGCGTCTTCAGTGCGGACAGCGGTCAGAGCAACGGACTGATGATCGACCAGAAAGGACGACTGCTGGCAGCCTGTGGTGCCAACAACGGTAAACAGTGCCTGGCGCGGATCTCCAAAACAGGCAAACCCGTGTGCCTGGTCGACAAATTCGAAGGCAAGAAATTCAACGCACCGAACGACCTGGTAATCCACCCCAAAGGCTGGGTCTATTTCACCGATCCCCGCTACGTCGGATTCGAGCCACTCGAACTCGATCACATGAGCGTCTTCCGCTATGATCCGAAAAAGAAAACCGTCCACCGGGCCACGACCGACATCACCAAACCCAACGGCGTCGTCGTCTCCCCGGATGGCAAAACTCTCTACGTCGCGGAAACCAACAATGGTCTCTCCGGACTCGAGAAAGATCCTCCGAAAAACCCCAAAAAACGGATGACCCTCAACGCCTTCCCGATCAAGGCCGATGGTTCTCTGGGTAAGAAAAAAGTCCTGGTCGACTTCGGTCCACAACAGACCGGCATCGACGGCATGACCGTGGATCAGAAAGGAAACGTCTACGCCGCCTACCGCGCCGAGAATCGGTTCGGCATTCTTGTCTTCTCTCCCGAAGGCAAAGAGCTGGCTTACATCCCCACGCCGGAAATGCCTACCAACTGCACATTCGGCATCGGCAAGGATGCATCTACACTCTACATTACCGCAGGCAGCGGTCTGTATCGCATCCCCTGCAAGATCCCGGGCTTCCACCCTTCACTGCCCCTGGATCAATAA
- a CDS encoding HAD family hydrolase produces the protein MPKTLQEYADWLSNRDDLIWPTAPALETPKATPFLKPLKRISAITFSIYGTLLHITDGELLFDHQQQLRMQIALDKTIKEFNMWNSMSRKPGAPWEYMLSQYRSLLEDQQLGGKVAKGEKPEINSADLWKLLIERLQKNEYTFDESFYGNLDDFSLKVAYFFHSSLQGISPMPDALESLCQLSQYGKKVALFADAQPFTLVQLLRALGTQGTLPPLSELFTQECFCFSYRETVRKPSVSLYEKLLDRFDQQGIPPEEILHVGSRIPDDLAIARSFGMKTALFAGDSLSIHASKAEVRSPDTKPDRLITNLSQIAEILD, from the coding sequence ATGCCGAAGACTCTTCAAGAATACGCTGACTGGTTATCCAACCGGGATGATCTGATCTGGCCCACGGCTCCCGCGCTGGAAACGCCCAAAGCGACGCCCTTTCTCAAACCGCTGAAACGCATCTCCGCGATCACCTTCAGTATCTACGGCACCCTGCTGCACATCACCGACGGCGAACTTCTGTTCGACCATCAACAACAGCTCCGCATGCAGATCGCCCTCGATAAGACAATTAAAGAGTTCAATATGTGGAACAGCATGTCCCGCAAACCGGGGGCCCCCTGGGAATACATGCTCTCCCAATACCGCTCGCTGCTCGAAGACCAGCAACTCGGCGGAAAGGTCGCCAAAGGGGAAAAGCCGGAAATCAACTCCGCCGACCTCTGGAAACTGCTCATCGAACGCCTGCAGAAAAACGAATACACGTTCGACGAATCCTTTTACGGGAACCTTGATGACTTCAGCCTGAAGGTCGCCTACTTCTTCCACTCCAGCCTGCAGGGAATCTCTCCCATGCCCGACGCCCTGGAGTCACTCTGCCAGCTCAGTCAGTACGGCAAGAAAGTCGCTCTGTTTGCGGATGCTCAGCCGTTCACTCTGGTGCAACTCCTGCGGGCATTAGGCACTCAGGGAACACTCCCCCCCCTGTCCGAGCTGTTCACTCAGGAATGTTTCTGTTTCTCTTATCGCGAAACCGTCCGCAAACCCTCGGTGTCCCTCTACGAAAAACTGCTCGATCGATTCGATCAGCAGGGCATCCCCCCTGAGGAAATTCTGCACGTCGGTTCCCGCATCCCCGATGACCTGGCGATCGCCCGGAGTTTCGGCATGAAAACCGCCCTGTTTGCCGGCGATTCACTCAGCATTCACGCCAGCAAAGCAGAAGTCAGAAGCCCCGATACCAAACCTGACAGGTTGATCACCAATTTGAGCCAAATAGCTGAAATCCTCGATTAA
- a CDS encoding ArnT family glycosyltransferase, with protein MNQSTTQAPLTPREKLKPAAWYALLACLAFLLVAARLDCAQDLSLTGPGPGMTVDEPFNVGQGVFLVRAIRVYGLGIIAPESLREIFEHENYLPDHPPLGRLLIGIAHETVAGLAGEGERPFVVTYGRYASALCFACLVFVVGWFTSQRSGHFAGVVAAVALITLPRVFGHAHLAALETVTALFYVTAVLAVIRFWDTTEPPTAKRACLTGILLGLALLTKIQAVLIPIPVIIWALWKWRLKAIKPLLCWGGVGVLVFFAGWPWLWFDPVGHLSEYLGRTTGRAAIYIDYFGTKYADRDVPWHYPWVMLLVTIPLGLLVLALIGGWKTGRRLEAEREQRSSGGVLLIGSLLWPLMLFSWPGITVYDGVRLFLMVFPMAAILIGVGAAQICDWLQQRFSMRVARTAVGVLILTQAYAAFAFSPCWLSYYSLLTGGLQGANALGMEVTYWGDSITAEMLHDVVERVPENSYLQLAPILHPAYIQMLQETPEVKRKGIKLIPFDSERQGVSEYVLYFQRKPYLPEELQPRESAAWQTEIAVVRKQVPLARLVRLNPPR; from the coding sequence ATGAATCAATCCACAACACAAGCACCGCTGACCCCCCGCGAGAAACTGAAGCCCGCTGCCTGGTATGCGCTGCTGGCCTGCCTGGCATTTCTGCTGGTGGCGGCCCGCCTGGACTGTGCCCAGGATCTGTCGCTCACCGGTCCGGGACCCGGGATGACGGTCGACGAACCGTTTAACGTGGGGCAGGGGGTGTTCCTGGTACGTGCGATTCGCGTCTATGGGTTGGGTATCATTGCCCCGGAGAGCCTGCGGGAGATCTTCGAGCATGAGAACTATCTGCCCGATCATCCGCCGCTGGGGCGTCTGCTGATTGGCATCGCCCATGAAACAGTAGCGGGACTGGCGGGAGAGGGAGAGCGACCGTTCGTCGTGACCTATGGTCGTTACGCGTCGGCACTCTGTTTCGCCTGCCTGGTGTTCGTGGTGGGCTGGTTTACCTCTCAGCGATCCGGTCATTTCGCGGGCGTAGTGGCTGCTGTCGCGTTGATTACATTGCCCCGTGTGTTCGGACATGCGCATCTGGCGGCACTGGAGACGGTGACGGCACTCTTCTATGTGACCGCGGTGCTTGCGGTGATCCGATTCTGGGATACTACGGAACCGCCGACCGCTAAGCGGGCCTGCCTGACCGGTATTCTGCTCGGACTGGCGCTGCTGACCAAGATTCAGGCGGTACTGATTCCGATTCCCGTGATCATCTGGGCGCTGTGGAAGTGGCGTCTCAAGGCGATCAAGCCACTTCTCTGCTGGGGAGGCGTGGGAGTGCTCGTCTTCTTTGCGGGCTGGCCGTGGCTCTGGTTTGATCCGGTCGGGCATCTCAGTGAATACCTGGGACGAACCACGGGCCGGGCTGCGATCTATATCGATTACTTTGGAACGAAATACGCCGACCGCGATGTTCCCTGGCATTATCCCTGGGTGATGCTGCTGGTGACGATCCCACTGGGTTTGCTGGTACTGGCGTTGATTGGTGGCTGGAAGACGGGACGCCGTTTAGAGGCAGAACGTGAGCAGCGATCCAGCGGTGGTGTGCTGCTGATCGGTTCGCTGCTCTGGCCACTCATGCTGTTTTCCTGGCCGGGGATTACGGTCTACGACGGCGTGCGGTTGTTTCTGATGGTCTTTCCCATGGCGGCGATTCTGATCGGCGTGGGGGCAGCACAGATCTGTGACTGGCTGCAGCAGCGCTTTTCCATGCGTGTGGCCCGCACTGCGGTGGGAGTGCTGATCCTGACGCAGGCGTATGCTGCATTCGCATTCAGTCCCTGCTGGCTCAGTTATTACAGCCTGCTGACCGGCGGTCTGCAGGGAGCGAACGCACTGGGAATGGAAGTAACGTACTGGGGCGATTCCATCACCGCTGAGATGCTGCACGATGTGGTCGAGCGGGTGCCCGAGAATTCGTATCTCCAGCTGGCACCGATTCTGCATCCGGCTTACATACAGATGTTGCAGGAGACGCCGGAAGTGAAACGGAAGGGGATCAAGCTGATCCCCTTCGATTCCGAACGTCAGGGCGTTTCTGAATACGTGTTGTACTTCCAGCGGAAACCTTACCTGCCGGAAGAACTGCAGCCACGCGAGTCAGCTGCGTGGCAGACCGAGATTGCCGTCGTGCGAAAGCAGGTGCCTTTAGCACGACTGGTGAGACTCAATCCGCCCCGCTGA
- the pyrE gene encoding orotate phosphoribosyltransferase, which yields MFDREKLIELFRERALKFGDFTLASGKKSTYYLDGKQVVLHSHGLRLVSAGLLEMLEDVEFDAIGGMSIGADPIVAGVLAVAAEQGRSLNGFMVRKEPKGHGTNKYVEGPVQPGDKVVIVDDVITTAGSALLSVDRAEEFGCKVVQALGVVDRLQGGAANFEKRNIPFKALLSIRDFGIEPPAEDQ from the coding sequence ATGTTTGATCGCGAAAAGCTGATCGAGTTGTTTCGGGAGCGGGCGTTGAAATTCGGCGATTTCACGCTGGCTTCAGGTAAGAAGAGCACCTATTACCTCGACGGCAAACAGGTGGTCCTGCATTCACACGGTCTGCGTCTGGTGAGTGCCGGCCTGCTGGAAATGCTGGAAGATGTCGAATTCGACGCGATCGGCGGCATGTCGATCGGCGCTGATCCGATTGTCGCGGGTGTGCTCGCAGTCGCTGCAGAGCAGGGCCGATCGCTGAACGGGTTTATGGTCCGCAAAGAGCCCAAGGGGCACGGCACCAATAAATATGTCGAAGGCCCCGTGCAGCCTGGCGACAAAGTGGTGATCGTGGATGATGTCATCACGACTGCCGGCAGTGCACTGCTGTCCGTCGACCGGGCCGAAGAGTTTGGTTGCAAAGTTGTGCAGGCCCTGGGAGTTGTCGATCGTCTGCAGGGGGGCGCTGCCAACTTTGAGAAGCGCAACATCCCCTTCAAAGCGCTGCTCTCGATTCGCGACTTCGGTATCGAGCCGCCTGCGGAAGATCAGTGA
- a CDS encoding helix-turn-helix domain-containing protein, giving the protein MKTIFTTGQVAKICKVAPRTVSKWFDSGRLRGYRIPGSQDRRIPREHLIRFLKEHGMPLGELEDEAMGKLLLVGADTQVRASLDDLMATEDFKIEYAVSGFEAGIQAESLHPDCVIVDFAMGRNEALMIAQNLRRNKDYTDSVLIALLSDEDNASGFDRTLFNETFRKPFDAALLAERIRTLVGRKKQIA; this is encoded by the coding sequence ATGAAAACGATCTTCACTACTGGCCAAGTAGCAAAGATCTGTAAGGTTGCACCCCGCACGGTTAGTAAGTGGTTCGACTCTGGACGCCTGAGAGGCTACCGGATCCCCGGTTCTCAGGACCGCCGAATCCCACGTGAGCACCTTATTCGATTTCTTAAAGAACACGGCATGCCATTAGGCGAACTGGAAGACGAAGCGATGGGCAAACTGCTGCTCGTCGGTGCCGATACCCAGGTTCGAGCCAGCCTTGACGATCTGATGGCAACAGAAGACTTCAAAATTGAATATGCCGTGAGCGGTTTTGAAGCCGGTATCCAGGCAGAATCACTGCACCCCGACTGCGTAATCGTTGATTTCGCCATGGGTCGCAACGAAGCTCTGATGATCGCACAAAACCTGCGACGCAACAAAGACTACACCGACTCTGTTCTGATTGCCCTGCTGAGCGATGAAGACAACGCCAGCGGTTTCGACAGAACACTGTTTAACGAAACTTTCCGGAAACCATTTGACGCTGCATTGCTGGCCGAACGGATTCGGACCTTGGTTGGACGTAAAAAGCAGATCGCCTAA
- a CDS encoding MIP/aquaporin family protein: MQKYYAEIFGTFILLFCGAGAIVTNQVSEGTVTHVGIALVFGLVVTAIIYAIGEISGAHINPAVTIAFWVGKRFPGNQVLPYIICQIIGALAACLLLKITFPGLTNYGMTLPAGTEIQSLILEAVLTWILMFVVLCVSTGAKETGILAGVAIGAVIALEAMFAGPICGASMNPARSLAPALVSGHLESLWLYLIGPTAGAVLAVPSLWLVRNNTHETETDTEFDAEIEPAEAS, from the coding sequence ATGCAAAAATACTACGCGGAGATCTTCGGTACTTTTATTCTGCTGTTCTGCGGCGCCGGCGCCATTGTCACTAACCAGGTTTCCGAGGGAACCGTGACGCACGTCGGCATCGCCCTGGTCTTCGGCCTGGTTGTCACCGCGATTATTTACGCCATCGGCGAAATCTCCGGCGCACATATTAACCCTGCCGTGACAATCGCCTTCTGGGTCGGCAAACGCTTCCCGGGCAATCAGGTGCTCCCCTACATCATCTGCCAGATCATCGGCGCCCTCGCCGCCTGCCTGCTGCTGAAAATCACGTTCCCGGGCCTGACCAACTACGGCATGACCCTGCCTGCAGGTACGGAGATCCAGTCGCTGATTCTGGAAGCGGTCCTCACCTGGATCCTGATGTTTGTCGTTTTATGCGTGAGTACCGGCGCGAAAGAGACCGGTATTCTCGCCGGTGTCGCCATCGGCGCCGTGATCGCTTTGGAAGCGATGTTCGCCGGCCCCATCTGCGGCGCCTCCATGAATCCGGCCCGTTCCCTGGCTCCGGCCCTGGTCAGCGGTCACCTGGAATCACTCTGGCTCTATCTCATCGGTCCGACCGCCGGCGCCGTCCTTGCGGTGCCTTCGCTCTGGCTGGTCCGCAACAATACACATGAGACCGAAACTGATACTGAATTTGATGCCGAAATCGAACCTGCGGAGGCATCCTGA
- a CDS encoding 3-hydroxyacyl-ACP dehydratase FabZ family protein, whose translation MPPKLLYEGIDFDFENPIYGIEDIREINPQRFEMEQLTGIVHVDNEKHGIVGFKDVTEDEFWVRGHMPDFPLMPGVILCECSAQLAGFYARKFKLLGGDFLGFGGMNDVRFRSPVFPNQRLVIMAQLARIRAGKRAEFNFQGLVDNSMVFSGQMIGVPIDKNQEVPS comes from the coding sequence ATGCCTCCCAAATTGCTTTACGAAGGAATTGACTTCGATTTTGAAAACCCGATCTACGGAATCGAAGACATCAGAGAAATCAATCCTCAGCGATTTGAAATGGAGCAGCTGACGGGGATTGTCCATGTAGATAATGAAAAGCATGGCATCGTCGGCTTCAAAGATGTCACCGAAGACGAATTCTGGGTTCGTGGCCACATGCCCGACTTCCCCCTGATGCCCGGCGTCATCCTCTGTGAATGTTCCGCTCAGCTGGCCGGCTTCTATGCCCGCAAGTTCAAACTGCTGGGAGGCGACTTCCTCGGCTTCGGCGGTATGAACGATGTTCGCTTCCGCAGCCCCGTTTTCCCCAATCAACGACTGGTGATTATGGCTCAGCTGGCCCGCATCCGTGCCGGCAAACGGGCGGAATTCAACTTCCAGGGACTCGTCGACAACAGCATGGTCTTCAGCGGCCAGATGATCGGCGTCCCCATCGACAAGAATCAGGAAGTCCCCAGCTAA
- a CDS encoding glucose-6-phosphate isomerase: MTNFIRYDDSAARKLIDEKWYEELQPALMAAREEMLKDIELLGSDAIPADKQPLDAGFQNLPQQLLDEYESQGSGSLLGRIEAKAQELREQSDRFVVLGIGGSYMGMRALFEALCHPLHNELTRDQRGGVPRLYFEGNNVDNDSITALQELLKTSCLDPKDVLQRWSMTVISKSGGTLETALGFRLFRESLEEYYGADSEESRSLVVPITGLEGKLRNFSNHKGYPEVFPIPDNVGGRFSVFTSVGLFPAAVLGVDLKELLQGAADMTRLFNTQPMGDNPVLDYTATCHLFEREKNVSMRILSTWGKRLEALGLWYDQLLAESLGKEEKGATPLTVVNTRDLHSRGQQHQEGVRDKLITNVIVERPDSEPISVPVVPEEENQDQLNKLKGKTVPDVLSAAIEGTNQAYADVHRPTADLILPNLDAYTVGQTLQMLMLATVLEGRLININPYGQPGVEAYKKNMQEVLSR, translated from the coding sequence ATGACAAACTTCATTCGCTACGACGATTCCGCCGCCCGCAAGCTCATTGATGAGAAGTGGTATGAAGAACTGCAGCCGGCCCTGATGGCGGCCCGGGAAGAAATGTTGAAAGACATTGAACTGCTGGGCAGCGATGCGATCCCTGCGGACAAGCAGCCTCTGGATGCGGGTTTTCAGAACCTGCCTCAACAGTTGCTGGACGAATACGAGTCCCAGGGAAGCGGGAGCCTGCTGGGACGCATCGAAGCGAAAGCACAGGAACTGCGTGAGCAATCGGACCGGTTTGTCGTGCTGGGGATCGGCGGTTCTTACATGGGGATGCGGGCGCTGTTCGAAGCGTTGTGCCATCCGCTGCACAATGAACTGACCCGCGATCAACGAGGAGGCGTGCCGCGCCTGTATTTTGAAGGGAACAATGTCGATAACGATTCGATTACGGCATTGCAGGAACTGTTAAAGACGAGTTGCCTGGATCCCAAGGATGTACTGCAGCGGTGGAGTATGACCGTCATCAGTAAATCCGGGGGAACGCTGGAAACCGCTCTCGGCTTCCGCCTGTTCCGCGAATCACTGGAGGAGTATTACGGAGCCGATTCCGAAGAGAGCCGATCACTGGTGGTGCCGATCACCGGGCTGGAAGGAAAGCTGCGGAACTTCTCCAATCATAAAGGGTATCCGGAAGTCTTTCCGATTCCCGACAATGTGGGCGGCCGGTTTTCGGTTTTCACGTCGGTCGGGCTGTTCCCGGCTGCCGTGCTGGGCGTTGATTTGAAAGAATTGCTGCAGGGGGCCGCGGATATGACCCGCCTGTTCAACACACAGCCGATGGGGGACAACCCGGTGCTGGATTACACGGCGACCTGTCACCTGTTTGAGCGGGAGAAGAACGTATCGATGCGGATCCTTTCGACCTGGGGCAAGCGTCTGGAAGCGCTGGGACTGTGGTACGATCAGCTGCTGGCCGAAAGTCTCGGCAAAGAAGAAAAGGGCGCGACGCCGCTGACCGTGGTCAACACCCGCGACCTGCACAGCCGGGGACAGCAGCACCAGGAAGGTGTGCGTGACAAGCTGATCACCAACGTGATTGTCGAGCGTCCGGACAGCGAGCCAATCTCCGTGCCTGTCGTACCTGAAGAGGAAAATCAGGATCAGCTGAATAAGTTGAAAGGCAAAACGGTTCCCGATGTGCTCTCTGCGGCGATCGAAGGGACCAACCAGGCTTATGCCGACGTGCATCGCCCGACGGCGGATCTGATCCTGCCGAACCTGGATGCCTATACGGTCGGCCAGACCCTGCAGATGCTGATGCTGGCGACGGTACTCGAAGGCCGGTTGATCAATATCAATCCCTATGGGCAGCCGGGTGTGGAAGCCTATAAGAAGAACATGCAGGAAGTATTGAGCCGCTGA
- a CDS encoding L,D-transpeptidase family protein, whose amino-acid sequence MRSRNRGRWITPFRFIMVTGLGILGAVAWKMDLLPFQVSSAPTGALHEQETAGKSSGKTTVPLEAYKEPVLEEATILAQSEPPAEELSDGDDNQRLFRKSEVEMPRVYTRTLNGAIVEAETSVDPLFEETEPPAQFKGAARPVEPLPEPTAAMPEPNAPAKLNPPEGIKRASNPVIKTAKHASFKEEIGVESAKQAVPDLIAIDELISQRKIIEAHKRLSKIYWDQPEVYPVIKSRIEETARMIYFAPQPHFMKPYEIEPGDQLRKVAQQYGITWEYLAKLNQIDPKRIRPGQKLKVIKGPFHVFVDLSDFTLTVHSHGYFVKRYTIGTGKDHSTPTGKFVVKDKLVDPTYYGPDGVIANDDPTNPLGERWIDIGDSYGIHGTIDPTSIGKAESKGCVRMQNDDVAEVYDLLGVGSEVVIRP is encoded by the coding sequence ATGCGAAGTCGTAACCGGGGTCGATGGATTACTCCTTTTCGTTTCATCATGGTAACTGGACTGGGAATTCTGGGGGCGGTCGCCTGGAAAATGGATCTGCTGCCGTTCCAGGTGAGCAGTGCTCCCACAGGTGCGCTGCACGAACAGGAGACTGCAGGTAAGTCGTCTGGCAAGACGACTGTACCGCTGGAAGCATACAAAGAGCCCGTCCTGGAAGAAGCCACGATTCTGGCACAGTCGGAGCCGCCTGCGGAGGAACTCTCAGACGGGGATGACAACCAGCGTCTGTTCCGCAAAAGCGAAGTGGAAATGCCCCGGGTTTACACGCGTACGTTGAATGGGGCGATCGTGGAAGCGGAGACCTCCGTCGATCCGCTGTTCGAAGAAACCGAGCCTCCCGCCCAATTCAAAGGGGCCGCTCGTCCTGTTGAACCACTGCCCGAACCGACGGCTGCCATGCCTGAGCCCAACGCACCCGCGAAGCTGAATCCCCCCGAGGGGATCAAGCGGGCCAGCAATCCGGTGATCAAGACCGCGAAGCATGCCAGCTTTAAAGAAGAGATTGGTGTTGAGTCCGCCAAACAGGCCGTACCCGATCTGATTGCGATTGACGAACTGATTTCACAACGGAAAATTATCGAGGCTCACAAGCGGTTGTCCAAAATCTACTGGGATCAGCCCGAGGTCTATCCAGTCATTAAATCACGCATTGAAGAGACGGCGCGGATGATCTACTTCGCACCGCAGCCGCATTTCATGAAACCCTACGAGATTGAGCCCGGCGATCAACTGCGGAAAGTCGCGCAGCAGTACGGCATCACCTGGGAATACCTGGCGAAGCTGAACCAGATCGATCCCAAGCGGATTCGTCCGGGGCAGAAGCTCAAAGTCATTAAAGGACCCTTTCATGTGTTCGTTGATTTGAGCGACTTCACACTCACGGTGCATTCACACGGTTACTTCGTCAAACGCTATACGATTGGTACCGGCAAGGATCATTCGACGCCGACTGGCAAATTTGTCGTAAAGGACAAGCTGGTCGATCCGACGTATTACGGTCCGGATGGTGTGATTGCCAATGATGATCCGACCAATCCCCTGGGCGAACGCTGGATTGATATCGGCGACAGCTACGGAATTCACGGCACCATCGATCCGACATCGATCGGCAAAGCGGAGTCCAAAGGTTGCGTGCGGATGCAGAATGACGATGTGGCCGAGGTGTACGATCTGCTGGGTGTTGGCTCGGAAGTCGTGATTCGCCCCTGA